The Syntrophorhabdus sp. genome includes a region encoding these proteins:
- a CDS encoding NAD-dependent epimerase/dehydratase family protein, protein MTRALITGITGQDGSYLAEYLLSKGYEVHGVIRRASTFNTGRIDH, encoded by the coding sequence ATGACCCGAGCTCTCATCACAGGCATCACAGGACAGGACGGCTCCTACCTCGCCGAGTACCTCCTCTCGAAGGGGTACGAGGTCCACGGGGTAATACGGAGGGCCAGCACCTTCAACACGGGGAGGATAGACCACA
- a CDS encoding efflux transporter outer membrane subunit, protein MNFPHIPALYRTAVLPITLLGLFLLGGCASVGPDYAKPDVSVSDQWHTALKGGLKPAAADPAVLAAWWTTLNDEVLSGLIERAVAGNLNLKMAKARVRQARASRRAAVAEFFPSVDSSASGKRVYSSADTVADRVNDLYTAGFDASWEIDIFGGVRRSVEAAGADLDAAQEDLRDVLVSLLGEMAMNYIDVRSYQARIEAAEGNVAKQAETYQLTLWRQQAGLGDELAVQEALSNLESTRSQVPDLRSGLEAALNRIAVLLGEQPGKVHKELEKSASIPAPPVDVAVGVPADMLRRRPDVRRTERELAAQTARVGVATAELYPKFTLMGSIGIEALSVNRLVSTPTRSYSFGPSISWPIFKGGAIRANIEVQSALQEEALVEYEKTVLSALEEVENVLTAYAEEQNKMESLRLAERAANRSAEVALLKYEAGLSDFLTVLVAQRSLLSAQDQLAKSRGVVTSNLIKLYKALGGGWESMASREEEKTDTRKTHENED, encoded by the coding sequence ATGAACTTCCCGCATATTCCCGCCCTGTACCGCACGGCGGTTCTTCCGATCACACTTCTTGGATTGTTCCTTCTCGGCGGCTGCGCGAGCGTCGGACCTGATTATGCCAAACCCGACGTCAGTGTGTCCGATCAGTGGCACACGGCCCTCAAAGGCGGTCTCAAACCGGCCGCCGCGGATCCGGCGGTCCTCGCCGCCTGGTGGACCACTCTTAACGACGAAGTCCTTTCCGGTCTCATCGAACGGGCGGTGGCAGGGAACCTCAACCTGAAGATGGCGAAGGCCCGCGTCAGGCAGGCCCGGGCGAGCCGCCGCGCGGCGGTTGCCGAATTCTTTCCCTCCGTGGATTCCTCCGCCTCCGGCAAACGGGTTTACAGCAGCGCCGATACCGTTGCCGACAGGGTGAATGACCTCTACACCGCGGGCTTCGACGCCTCCTGGGAGATCGACATTTTCGGCGGTGTGCGTCGTTCCGTGGAGGCCGCCGGGGCGGACCTCGACGCGGCCCAGGAAGACTTGCGGGATGTTCTCGTGTCTCTTTTGGGAGAAATGGCCATGAATTACATCGACGTGCGCTCTTACCAGGCGAGGATCGAGGCCGCCGAGGGGAACGTCGCGAAGCAGGCCGAGACCTACCAGTTGACATTATGGCGACAGCAGGCAGGGCTTGGGGATGAACTTGCGGTGCAGGAGGCCCTTTCCAACCTCGAGAGCACGCGGTCGCAGGTGCCGGACCTTCGGTCGGGGCTGGAGGCGGCGCTCAACAGGATCGCGGTGCTGCTGGGGGAACAACCGGGAAAGGTCCATAAGGAACTGGAGAAGTCGGCATCCATTCCTGCCCCTCCTGTCGATGTGGCCGTGGGCGTGCCGGCGGACATGCTGCGGCGGCGGCCGGACGTCAGGCGCACGGAGCGCGAACTCGCCGCGCAGACGGCTAGGGTGGGGGTGGCAACAGCGGAACTGTATCCGAAGTTCACGCTCATGGGGTCCATAGGGATCGAAGCCCTTTCGGTCAACAGGCTTGTTTCCACGCCCACCCGGTCATACAGCTTCGGTCCCTCGATCAGCTGGCCTATCTTCAAGGGCGGTGCGATACGGGCCAACATCGAGGTCCAGTCGGCCCTGCAGGAAGAGGCCCTTGTGGAGTATGAGAAGACGGTCCTCAGCGCGCTGGAAGAGGTGGAGAATGTGCTGACCGCCTATGCTGAGGAGCAGAACAAGATGGAGTCCCTGCGCCTTGCCGAAAGGGCGGCAAATAGATCCGCCGAGGTTGCTCTTCTCAAATACGAGGCCGGGCTCTCCGATTTCCTCACCGTCCTTGTGGCCCAGCGTTCCCTGCTGTCCGCCCAGGACCAGCTCGCGAAGAGCAGGGGAGTGGTGACATCTAACCTGATA